The proteins below are encoded in one region of Drosophila santomea strain STO CAGO 1482 chromosome 3R, Prin_Dsan_1.1, whole genome shotgun sequence:
- the LOC120453811 gene encoding methionine synthase reductase — protein MDVGAYILSEYIPAKPLVGNLELCFTAGEQTPTEACAQLKCGDVLKFPFARLDSQPRSVKIKESKVLVAADKATATKSVVELTLESTFDYQPGDTIGILPTNNPEQVESLLYRLELLDQADATCHLKIVLNCAKKNAKLPAHIPPTTTPREILTHCLSLNFVPQKQLLSALAGFTNDDKERGFLSCLSSKQATEHYQSLILEKGLLFIDILELCVNCRPSLAFLAEHLPRLLPRPYSIASSPLEDGNRKLRVIYSLLSDRPGVTTSMLEAAAQQSSPEHPKKVVIYPRISNLFRYTEQDLGSNQILIAVGTGLAPFLGFLAHKEELLKQQSQKESGHSWLYIGAKTPEAILKREQLMAWQQCSLLERLRMCYSRGESPIYVQQMLQEDCEDLVKFLMKPETVLYICADGAKISQSIASGLGRCLQKALHLSEDEASQLLKELKTQGKYREDVWL, from the exons ATGGACGTAGGAGCTTATATTCTGAGTGAATACATCCCCGCCAAGCCGCTGGTCGGAAATCTGGAGTTGTGCTTTACGGCCGGAGAGCAG ACACCCACCGAAGCATGCGCCCAACTGAAATGCGGCGATGTTTTAAAGTTTCCATTCGCCCGCTTGGATTCCCAGCCAAGGTCAGTGAAGATAAAGGAGAGCAAGGTGCTCGTGGCTGCAGATAAGGCAACGGCGACGAAAAGTGTGGTGGAGCTGACCCTGGAGTCCACGTTTGACTACCAACCCGGGGACACCATTGGCATTTTGCCTACTAATAACCCGGAACAAGTGGAAAGCCTGCTGTATCGGCTGGAACTGTTAGACCAGGCCGAcgccacttgccacttgaaGATAGTGCTCAACTGCGCCAAGAAGAATGCAAAGCTACCCGCCCACATTCCACCAACAACTACTCCCCGGGAGATCCTTACTCACTGCCTGTCCCTAAACTTTGTTCCGCAGAAGCAGCTCCTCAGCGCTCTGGCCGGATTTACCAACGACGACAAAGAGCGTGGTTTCTTGTCCTGTCTATCTTCTAAACAGGCCACCGAGCACTACCAATCGCTGATCTTAGAAAAAGGTCTGCTTTTTATTGATATTCTTGAACTGTGCGTCAACTGCAGGCCATCACTGGCCTTTCTGGCAGAGCATTTGCCACGACTACTGCCGCGACCCTACTCAATTGCTAGTAGTCCTTTGGAGGATGGCAATCGCAAACTCCGCGTTATCTACTCGCTGCTCAGCGACAGACCTGGAGTCACAACCAGCATGTTGGAGGCGGCTGCGCAGCAAAGTAGTCCGGAGCATCCAAAAAAGGTGGTTATCTACCCTCGAATAAGCAACCTATTCCGTTACACAGAGCAGGATCTGGGTAGCAATCAAATACTTATTGCAGTTGGCACAGGTCTGGCGCCCTTTCTTGGATTCTTAGCCCACAAGGAGGAGCTTTTAAAACAGCAGTCGCAAAAGGAAAGTGGACATTCCTGGCTATACATTGGCGCCAAGACCCCAGAAGCCATTCTTAAGCGTGAACAACTTATGGCCTGGCAGCAATGCTCGTTGCTGGAGCGCCTACGGATGTGTTACTCGCGAGGCGAGTCGCCCATCTATGTGCAACAAATGTTGCAGGAGGACTGCGAGGATCTGGTCAAGTTCCTGATGAAGCCGGAGACTGTGTTATACATTTGTGCCGATGGCGCCAAGATTTCGCAGTCCATTGCAAGTGGCTTAGGTCGGTGCCTGCAGAAGGCTCTGCATCTTTCGGAGGACGAAGCTTCGCAGCTGTTGAAGGAACTGAAGACGCAGGGCAAATATCGCGAGGATGTTTGGCTGTAA
- the LOC120453812 gene encoding tetratricopeptide repeat protein 1 yields MADNANSDDEFQDAIGEEITEKEVTSTRQSEKDVDEIVEKQNQLALDDDSEQGAAGGDSIATPSTVDSELSNEELREREKDLSPEQLAANKEKADKLKLEGNELFKNDDAEGAAKTYTEALDICPSTSPKERAVLYGNRAAAKIKLEANKAAIDDCTKAIELWPEYVRALLRRAKLYEQDDKPDEALEDYKKVIEIDPGQQEAREAQVRLPPIINERNEKLKNEMMSSLKDLGNMILKPFGLSTQNFQMQQDPNTGSYSINFNQKPS; encoded by the exons ATGGCAGACAACGCCAACAGTGACGACGAATTCCAGGACGCGATCGGCGAGGAGATAACCGAAAAAGAGGTCACCAGCACGCGGCAGAGCGAAAAGGATGTGGATGAGATCGTGGagaagcaaaaccagctggCGTTGGATGACGATTCGGAGCAGGGCGCGGCTGGCGGAGATTCCATTGCGACACCATCGACTGTGGACTCCGAGCTATCCAATGAGGAGCTGCGCGAACGGGAGAAGGATCTCAGCCCAGAGCAGCTGGCAGCTAACAAAGAAAAGGCCGATAAGCTGAAACTTGAAGGCAATGAATTGTTTAAGAACGACGATGCCGAAGGCGCCGCCAAGACCTACACAGAAGCTCTGGATATTTGCCCGTCGACCAGCCCCAAGGAGCGAGCAGTGCTGTACGGGAACAGGGCTGCTGCCAAGATTAAGCTGGAAGCCAACAAAGCAGCCATCGACGACTGCACAAAGGCCATCGAACTGTGGCCGGAGTATGTGAGGGCGCTTCTGAG GCGCGCCAAGCTCTATGAACAAGACGACAAGCCCGACGAGGCCCTGGAGGACTACAAAAAAGTTATTGAGATCGATCCCGGGCAGCAGGAAGCTCGCGAAGCTCAGGTTCGCCTCCCGCCCATTATTAACGAGCGCAACGAGAAGCTCAAAAACGAGATGATGTCCAGCCTAAAGGACCTGGGCAACATGATACTCAAACCGTTCGGGCTGTCTACACAGAATTTTCAAATGCAACAGGATCCCAACACGGGCTCGTATTCCATAAACTTTAACCAAAAACCCAGCTAG